From one Triticum urartu cultivar G1812 chromosome 3, Tu2.1, whole genome shotgun sequence genomic stretch:
- the LOC125546681 gene encoding BTB/POZ domain-containing protein At4g01160-like gives MAPVSRPRPSFGFVFDSPLFSDKTLRLEVVAAAADTTLAVSRKRPREDLNTDDVTSPDTVKKRQQAYERRDESTLEESDESADNTKNQGCAGVIVVGNTNPAKPQIIKEKDMNDDKSTDFSRKEREIEKEGSLAYYARFQGGGKTEHAVQGLDNVQKTPVLCVKHIRISSMLLASESQFFHKLFTNGMMESNQNIISLQVSEEEVEPVLEIINFIYNGEFSKLDPKDLLTTLLTADKYEVSRAIIECGELLFKSEMTLETALIL, from the exons ATGGCGCCCGTGTCGCGCCCGCGCCCCAGTTTCGGGTTCGTCTTCGATTCCCCTCTCTTCTCCGACAAGACCCTCCGCCTGGAGGTGGTTGCTGCTGCCGCCGATACGACTCTGGCAGTCTCGAGGAAGCGCCCCCGCG AGGATCTTAACACAGATGATGTTACTTCACCAGACACTGTAAAGAAG AGGCAACAGGCATATGAAAGAAGGGATGAGTCTACTTTGGAGGAAAGCGATGAGTCTGCTGACAATACA AAAAACCAAGGGTGTGCAGGGGTCATTGTGGTTGGCAATACAAACCCAGCGAAACCACAGATTATCAAGGAAAAGGATATGAAT GATGATAAGTCAACTGATTTCTCCAGGAAAGAAAG AGAGATTGAAAAGGAAGGATCTTTAGCGTACTATGCGAGGTTTCAAGGGGGAGGAAAGACAGAACATGCTGTCCAAGGCTTGG ATAATGTGCAGAAAACACCAGTCCTTTGTGTTAAACATATTAGGATTTCCTCAATGCTCTTAGCTTCTGAAAGCCAATTTTTCCATAAG CTTTTTACAAACGGCATGATGGAGTCTAATCAGAACATCATTTCACTTCAAGTGTCGGAAGAAG AGGTTGAACCGGTGCTGGAAATAATAAATTTTATTTATAATGGAGAATTTAGCAAATTGGACCCCAAGGATTTGCTTACCACTCTACTTACAGCAGACAAGTATGAAGTTTCTCGAGCTATTATTGAGTGTGGAGAATTATTATTCAAATCAGAGATGACACTTGAGACTGCTttgat attgtga
- the LOC125548012 gene encoding BTB/POZ domain-containing protein POB1-like: protein MSSDLVVPSEYYVYSFLLKWVSENYPDLSHRTVVFRKVLLHLVRFMHMSLEGLMQFAGCPLMADKAQVMTMIVNALLFKINNSCRRVRQWNYEPRVYLTKPVNVSVLHPYAEAVAYMDLNLDDCSRMSTPGNTSYINSELFTFAGYRFFLKVVCRMDPASNVPTTLGLFVGTNHTSQPPVNLNLSFAVRQRPSGDFVHKFTFNQTFASGNTFGLVDLLLCPWSQLVSDGSIYLIDGRIHLRVQLRTEAG from the coding sequence ATGAGTAGCGACCTGGTTGTCCCTTCGGAATATTATGTTTACAGCTTTTTGCTCAAGTGGGTCTCAGAGAACTACCCTGATCTGAGTCACAGAACGGTTGTCTTCCGCAAAGTGTTGTTACATCTTGTCAGGTTCATGCATATGTCACTTGAAGGGCTAATGCAGTTTGCTGGTTGCCCTCTAATGGCTGACAAAGCGCAAGTGATGACCATGATTGTCAATGCATTGCTGTTCAAGATTAACAATTCATGCCGCCGAGTTCGCCAGTGGAATTATGAGCCTAGGGTCTATCTGACCAAACCAGTGAATGTTTCAGTTCTTCATCCATATGCTGAAGCTGTAGCCTACATGGACTTGAATTTGGATGACTGCTCTCGAATGAGTACACCAGGGAATACAAGCTACATCAATTCAGAGCTGTTCACCTTTGCTGGATATAGGTTCTTTCTGAAGGTCGTTTGTAGGATGGATCCAGCTTCCAATGTGCCCACAACACTTGGTTTATTTGTTGGTACTAATCATACGAGCCAACCACCAGTTAATCTAAATCTTTCCTTTGCTGTGAGGCAAAGGCCTTCCGGAGATTTCGTCCATAAGTTCACATTTAATCAGACTTTTGCAAGTGGCAACACATTTGGATTGGTGGATCTGCTCTTGTGCCCGTGGTCGCAGCTAGTTAGTGATGGGAGCATCTATCTTATAGATGGCAGAATCCACTTGCGAGTCCAACTGAGGACTGAAGCTGGGTAG